Sequence from the Thermocaproicibacter melissae genome:
TAATCTGCCCGTTTTCAAGCAAAGAGAAGTTGCCGGAAACCGCTCGGTGAGATACAATGAAAGAAACAACTGCCGGGAGGTTGGAACGCATGCAGGCCGAAAAGGCAAAGAAAATGTTCCTCGGCGGGGAAGGGGTAGAACGGATCACCGCCCTTCTTTCGTGCAGCCGAGAAGCGGCAGCAGACGAGTCCCGCCGCATTGTGCGTCTTATTGAGGAATTTGAAACGCGGTTCGGAGCGGACCGTGATGTGAAGATATTCCGTGCGCCGGGGCGCACCGAGATTTGCGGTAACCACACCGACCATCAAGGCGGGCGCGTGCTCGCAGCGGGAATCAACCTGGACGCGCTGGCGGTTGTTTCGTTGACTGGCGGAACGGAAATCCGCGTGAAATCCGTTGGTTTCCCTGAGGACTGCGTGCAGGCGGACGACACCAACCCAAGACCGGATGAGGAGGGAACCTCTGCCGCGCTTGTGCGCGGGCTGTGCGCGGGACTTGCCGCAAAAGGTTTCCGCGCGGAGGGCTTCTGCGCCTGCACCGAAAACCAAGTTCTTCCCGGCTCCGGCCTTTCTTCTTCCGCCGCGTTTGAGGTTTTGCTCGGCACGGCAATGAACCATCTGTTCTGCGGCGGCTTTCTTACGCCGCTTGAGACGGCGCAGCTCGCACAGTATGCGGAAAACCGGTATTTCGGCAAGCCCTGCGGGCTGATGGATCAGGCCGCAAGCGCCGTGGGTGGCTTTGTCCTGCTCGACTTCTCCGAAGCGGACAACCCCCGCGCCGAAAAGATTCCGTTCGATTTTTCCTCGTGCGGCTACCGCCTGTGCATCATTGACACAAAGGGCAGCCACTCCGGGCTGACGCAGGATTACGCCACCATTCCGGCGGAAATGAAAAAGGTTGCCGCCTGCTTCGGAAAAACACTCCTTTCGCAGGTGGACGAAGAGGAATTTTATTCCCGCCTGCCGGAGGTTCGCGCTACTGCGGGAGACCGAGCCGCCCTGCGCGCGATGCACTTCTTTGCGGAGAACCGCCGCGTTGTGCGGGAGGCAGAGGCGCTCAGGACAAGGGAGTTCCCGACCTTCCTGCGCCTCGTAATGGAAAGCGGACATTCCTCGTTTGAGTTCCTGCAGAATGCCTATCCCCCCTCCCGTACCAAGGAACAGGGGATTCCCGTGGCGCTCGCACTCTGCAGCCGTCTGCTTGCAAAGCGGGGCGGCGCATGGCGTCTGCACGGCGGCGGCTTTGCGGGTACGGTACAGGCCTATGTGCCCAATGAGTATTTTGAGGAATTTTCCCGGGAAATCGAAGCTGTCTTTGGCCGCGGCAGTTGCCTGCCGCTTTCGGTGTGTGCCGCAGGCGGTGTTCAGATTCTATAATTTCACCGCTTTGTCCACATGAAATTACATTCGGCTGCTTGAATGTGCAAATCGAAAAGTGTATGATGGGAGAAACGCGGTTTTTTTAGAACGAAAGGGGTTAAACGAATGAATATTCTGATTACCGGAGGAACCGGATATATCGGCTCTCACACTTGTGTTGAGCTGCTGAACAATGGCTATGACATCGTAGTAATGGACAACTACTCCAACTCATCGCCGAGCGTGGCGGGGCAGATTACACGCATTACCGGCAAAGAATTTCCGGTTTATGAGTGCGATATGCTCGATTACGATAAATTCGAGAAAATCTTTGAAGAAAACAAAATCGACGCCGTAATTCACTTCGCGGGCCTAAAAGCCGTGGGAGAATCGGTTGCGAAGCCGCTGGAGTATTACCACAACAACATCACCGGCACGCTGAACCTGCTGCGCCTGATGAAAAAATACGGCGTTCACCGCCTTGTGTTCAGCTCCTCGGCGACGGTTTACGGCATGAACAACAAGGCGCCGTTTACGGAAGATATGCCGCTTTCCTGCACGAATCCGTACGGCTACACCAAGCTGATGATTGAGCAGATTCTCCGCGACACCTGCGTTGCGGACAAGTCCTGGAAGGTTGCGCTGCTGCGCTACTTCAACCCTATCGGCGCGCACCCGAGCGGCCTCATCGGTGAAAACCCGAACGGAATTCCGAACAACCTCATGCCTTACATCATGAAGGTCGCCGTGGGCAAGCTGCCGGAGCTCGGTGTTTTCGGCAACGACTACCCCACACCGGACGGCACCGGCGTGCGCGACTACATCCATGTGTGCGACCTTGCGGCGGGCCATGTGAAGGCTCTGCAGAAGCTCGATTCCCTCGACGGCGCCCGCGCCTTCAACCTCGGCACGGGGAAGGGCAGTTCTGTCCTCGAAGTGGTTCATGCATTCGAGCGCGCAAGCGGCGTAAAGATTCCTTACAAAATCAAGCCGCGCCGCCCGGGCGACATCGCAACCTGCTATGCGGATTGCACGCGTGCCAAAACGGAACTCGGCTGGGAAGCGAAATACACGCTTGAAGACATGTGCCGCGACAGCTGGAACTTTATTCGGAATCAAAAAGAATAACAAAATGAAAAGGCGGGAGCAAATTCTTTGCTCCCGCCTTGTTCAATTCACCGAGCGTGCGCAGGAAATCTTCGAGATGCTGTACTCAGCCCCAACTTCCACGGACACATCTGAAACAATCTGTTATATTTTAATTATTTTATACAATTAGTTGTTTTGCGTTATGCTATTTCCACGCCCAAAAAGGTCGTCAGCGCTGAAAGAACAAAAAACAGGGCACGCTGCGGCGTGCCCTGCTTAGTTTTTATTTTGCGGTTTTCCCGCAGCTGAAGTTTACGGTTCGTCGTCGATACTCTCGGATTCTTCCGAGCTGTCATCGTCCACGATATCGGCGTCGTTCGGCTCCACCTTGAACGGACGAAGGTAGTCTTCGTCATCGTCGGCAATTTCCTGATGTGCCGCGTCCGGCTTGGGTTCTTCATCCGCTTCAAAGCCGCCGCTCAAGTCTTCGTCTTCACAGGCGTTTTCCGCCGGATCCTGCTCCTTGGTGGGAACGGCAAGCTCGTCGAGCTTTGCATAAGCGCGTTTCAGGCGTGCACCTGCATTATCGACCGCCTTGCAGTACTCTTCGGTTTCCTCGTTCTGCGGGTCACGCATATTCTGGTAATAGTATTTTCCAAGCTGAATAAACGCATGATTTTGCGCGTCTTTTTCTGTTTTAATTACAATTTTCAGTCGGTTCATTATGGCCGCTTTGCGGTTCTTATCCACAATGTAATCGACCGCCTTGGTAAAGGATTGCGTAGCGTTTTTCCAAAAGTCCATTGAAAAATCCCTCCTGCCAGACGGCTCAGTTCTTGGTTTATTATATCGCATTCCCATCACAAATAACAGTATTATTTCATCTATTCCTTTTTTTATGTCGGTATGATATAATAACGGAAGCACAGTCCAAGCAGTTTTTTGAAATCAGTCTGTCAGGGAGTGGGCCGGAAGAATGTCAACACAGATGAGCAAAGACGTAGGCTGCCCGAATTGCGGCACGGCCGTGCGGACCGAGATGTGGCCCGGCATCTGCGCGCAGGAGCACCCGGAACTGCGCAGCCATATTTTAGACGAAACCTTTTTTGATTGGACATGCCCCCACTGCGGTTATTCGGCCCAATTTGAATATCCCTGTCTATACCATGATCGTGAACGCCGCTTTATGATTTACTTGGCGCCGACCGGAAGCGGGCAGGAATTCAAGCCCGTTGATGTAAGCGAAAAATTTCCTCAGCTTGCCGGCGTTACCAAGCGAGTGGTCGCGTCGCCCGCCGAACTGAAAGAGAAAATCCTGATTTTTGAGTCCGGTCTTGACGATTACGCCGTGGAGCTTGTAAAGCTCGGCCTTTCGGATGTTCTGGAGCAAAAAGACGGAATCAAGACCCTGCGCGCGTACTTCTGCGGAGCAGATGAATCCGCGAACCGCATCTGCTTTGCGTTTTGCCAAGAGGGCAAAAACGGATTCACGCTGCGCAAAACAAGCATGGACGCATACCATAAGTCGCTCGAGATTACCGAAAGGTTCCGCGGAAACGATGAAAACCTCTTTGTTCCGGTCGATTCGCTCACGGCGCGCGATATGCTTGACGAATATTTCGCCGAAGAAGCCTAATTTTGCTAGAATGAAAATACCAGTCGGGGAACAACTCCCTTGGGCTGGTATTGTTATATCCCGCCGGATTTGGGCTATGCGGGAGCTTGAATCGGAAAAAGGAAGTGTGTCATGCTCGGGGTAATTGTCAATGTCTGCACCGTGCTCGCAGGCAGCATAGTAGGACTTCTTTTCAAAAAAGGAATTTCCGAAAAATTTACTTCTGCTATTATGTGTGCCATCGGCCTGTGCACGCTTGCAATCGGCGTTAAGGGGATTTTCAACGACAACAATACACTTGCCATGATTCTTTCGCTTGTTCTCGGCACCGCCGTCGGAACGTGGATCGACCTCGACGGGTGGATTACGAATCTCGGTGAACGCCTCGAGAAACGCTTTGCGAAGCAGGACGGAACCGTCTCCGTAACACAGGGATTCGTCACGGCGAGCCTGCTGTTCTGCGTCGGCTCCATGACGATTGTCGGGTGCTTGAACGCCGGACTCAAGGGCGACAACCAAATGCTTTTCACGAAGTCTCTGCTCGATTTGATTTCCGCCGCCATTCTCTCCGTGAGTCTCGGCATTGGGGTCCTGTTTTCGGCTGCGTTTGTGCTGGTGTTTCAGGGCGCGCTCGTGCTTCTTGCCGGAGTCCTTCAGCCCGTGCTTACCACGCCGATGATTAACGCCATTACGTGTGTCGGGTCGCTTTCGATTCTCGCGCTCGGCCTCAATCTGCTGAAGATAACAAACATCAAGGTTGCAAACCAGCTGCCCGCATTGGTGCTGGCGCCGTTTATCTGCTGGTGCCTTACCGCTGTTGGGCTGGGATAAAAAAGCTGTGTAAAAAAGCAGGTGCTCTGCAAAGGAGCACCTGCTTTTTGTTTTTTGAATTGGAATCAGTAATTTTCTGCTCTGCGTTCAAAATATGCCTGCGGATGACGGCAGGTGGGGCAGACTTCCGGAGCTTCTTTGCCCACATAGACAAAACCACAGTTGCGGCAAACCCATACGGTGGTCTCTTCACAACGGAAAACGAGGTTGTCTTGCACGTTTTTCAGCAGCTTGAGGTAGCGTTCCTCGTGCCGCTTCTCAACCGAAGCAACAAGGCGCATTGTCTTTGCAATTTCGAGGAATCCTTCTTCCTCGGCGGTATCGGCCATGCGCTTATACATGTCGCTCCACTCGTAGTGTTCGCCGTCTGCGGCAATCTTCAGGTTTTCTTCCGTGGTGCCGACGGCTCCGCCGTTCAGGTACTTATACCACAGCTTTGCGTGTTCTTTTTCGTTGTCTGCGGTCTCCTGGAAAATGGCGGCAATCTGCTCATAACCCTGCTTTCTCGCTTGGGAAGCGAAGAAAGTGTAGCGTGTGCGCGCTTGAGACTCGCCGGAAAAAGCCTCTCTCAGGTTGGCTTCTGTTTTACTGCCCTTTAACTCCATGGTTCCTTGCTCCTTTCGTTTTTACCACCGTATTATTTTCTGTATATTTCTAGCCACATTATACCAACAACAATCAACAAATTCAATGAACATTCCATGAAGGTTTATATTCCCTTTTCTGCCTCAGCCAGTACTTCCGGAAGATTGACTACAAGCTCGTGATAATCCATTCGGTATTTTCTGCCGTAAAGCAACAGCACGGCACGGATGTAGTTTGGGCTGTATCGGCGGCAAAGCTCATTTTCGGCAATCAATTCTTTCAGGTAGGCTGTCACATACTCGATGCCGCCCGGATTCTCCGGTTCTTTCCTATGCGAAAGCTGCAATACAAATTCGGGCATAGAAAAAGCGGGACTTCGGAATTTCCGAAGTCCCGCTTTGTTCGTTTGCTTTCGCTTACTTAGGAAGCAGAAACCGTTTTGCCTGCCTCCAAATCTGCGATTGCATTCAGAACATTCTCTACATCGTTCTTCGTGCAGAGGCCGTACACGGTACCGTCAAGAACGGCAGTATAGTGCCGGTTATCAATTGCATAAAGCGCAAGTGTGTTGGTGGTTGATTTGTCAAAGAACGAATACTTTATGGTAATTGCAGGCGTACCGGACGGCATCTTATCTGTCTGGTCATAAATCACGAGACTGATAAGCGTCTGGTAGGCATTCTTGTAGTTCTTGTCGTAGTCCAGTTCTTTGCCGTCTGTGCCTGTGACTTTGTAGTTATAAACCTTGTTATCTTCCGTAGAGGATTCGGTGTTTTCGGTGCGGCTTACGTTGATAACATCGGTCTTGCCGGAAGAAGTAATTTCAATTTTCTTCACGGTGTTGATGTTAGGCACGAAAATGAGCTTGCTGCGCAGTTTGAACAGATCGGTGTCCGTCAACGCGCTTACATCGCTCGCCGAAACCTCATAGATGACATTGATATTGTCTACCATCGCGTAGTAGCCTTTTGAGCTCTTATTGCCGATGATGAGCGTATGATTTTCTTTGTTGACGGAGTAAACCGCCTTGACGGTTGGATTGTCGAATCCGTACTGTTTCAGCGCCGCGGCATCGGGTTTCGTTACAACCGCCGAATCC
This genomic interval carries:
- a CDS encoding galactokinase yields the protein MKETTAGRLERMQAEKAKKMFLGGEGVERITALLSCSREAAADESRRIVRLIEEFETRFGADRDVKIFRAPGRTEICGNHTDHQGGRVLAAGINLDALAVVSLTGGTEIRVKSVGFPEDCVQADDTNPRPDEEGTSAALVRGLCAGLAAKGFRAEGFCACTENQVLPGSGLSSSAAFEVLLGTAMNHLFCGGFLTPLETAQLAQYAENRYFGKPCGLMDQAASAVGGFVLLDFSEADNPRAEKIPFDFSSCGYRLCIIDTKGSHSGLTQDYATIPAEMKKVAACFGKTLLSQVDEEEFYSRLPEVRATAGDRAALRAMHFFAENRRVVREAEALRTREFPTFLRLVMESGHSSFEFLQNAYPPSRTKEQGIPVALALCSRLLAKRGGAWRLHGGGFAGTVQAYVPNEYFEEFSREIEAVFGRGSCLPLSVCAAGGVQIL
- the galE gene encoding UDP-glucose 4-epimerase GalE; its protein translation is MNILITGGTGYIGSHTCVELLNNGYDIVVMDNYSNSSPSVAGQITRITGKEFPVYECDMLDYDKFEKIFEENKIDAVIHFAGLKAVGESVAKPLEYYHNNITGTLNLLRLMKKYGVHRLVFSSSATVYGMNNKAPFTEDMPLSCTNPYGYTKLMIEQILRDTCVADKSWKVALLRYFNPIGAHPSGLIGENPNGIPNNLMPYIMKVAVGKLPELGVFGNDYPTPDGTGVRDYIHVCDLAAGHVKALQKLDSLDGARAFNLGTGKGSSVLEVVHAFERASGVKIPYKIKPRRPGDIATCYADCTRAKTELGWEAKYTLEDMCRDSWNFIRNQKE
- a CDS encoding CpXC domain-containing protein, producing MSTQMSKDVGCPNCGTAVRTEMWPGICAQEHPELRSHILDETFFDWTCPHCGYSAQFEYPCLYHDRERRFMIYLAPTGSGQEFKPVDVSEKFPQLAGVTKRVVASPAELKEKILIFESGLDDYAVELVKLGLSDVLEQKDGIKTLRAYFCGADESANRICFAFCQEGKNGFTLRKTSMDAYHKSLEITERFRGNDENLFVPVDSLTARDMLDEYFAEEA
- a CDS encoding DUF554 domain-containing protein, whose amino-acid sequence is MLGVIVNVCTVLAGSIVGLLFKKGISEKFTSAIMCAIGLCTLAIGVKGIFNDNNTLAMILSLVLGTAVGTWIDLDGWITNLGERLEKRFAKQDGTVSVTQGFVTASLLFCVGSMTIVGCLNAGLKGDNQMLFTKSLLDLISAAILSVSLGIGVLFSAAFVLVFQGALVLLAGVLQPVLTTPMINAITCVGSLSILALGLNLLKITNIKVANQLPALVLAPFICWCLTAVGLG
- the rbr gene encoding rubrerythrin, whose product is MELKGSKTEANLREAFSGESQARTRYTFFASQARKQGYEQIAAIFQETADNEKEHAKLWYKYLNGGAVGTTEENLKIAADGEHYEWSDMYKRMADTAEEEGFLEIAKTMRLVASVEKRHEERYLKLLKNVQDNLVFRCEETTVWVCRNCGFVYVGKEAPEVCPTCRHPQAYFERRAENY
- a CDS encoding DUF6179 domain-containing protein; amino-acid sequence: MPEFVLQLSHRKEPENPGGIEYVTAYLKELIAENELCRRYSPNYIRAVLLLYGRKYRMDYHELVVNLPEVLAEAEKGI